ATACTGGCAAGCTTCTATACAATCGTAGGTTTTGCACACAGCGCATTTAGACGGTGTAAGTGTTATCCCGCCTTCTGGTATAGGTTGAAGCGCACCGTGAGGGCAGGCGTAAGCGCACTCAGGCTCTTTACAGAACCTGCACATACTGACCTTAGGCGCTCTAACCCCTCTTCTATCCAGCTCGACAAACACAGCGGTACGCTTAGGATCAACAGCGTTAAATAGGTGTCTCGAGCAGGCAAATACGCAGCTGTAGCACCCTATACAGCGGGATGGATTCCTTATCTCCACCCTATATCTTAAGCTCATGCTTTCTCCTAATTCTTTTCGGGCGGCCAGATCTTATTAAGGAAATCCCTAATCTGTGAGGAGTCTCTTGGTCCAACTATTACTTCCCACTGTGTTGTGTCCTCTATGTCTCCTTTTAGCCTCGCAGCGAGCTGTGGTATGATTAGTTTACGGTGTTTAACCTTCGACTCGATCTTAGTCTCCTCTATAAGATTCTTAACAACTGAGGCGTTAAACTGCCCACCTGCAACACTGCACTCAACAGCCAAGCCTCCCGTGTTCGCTACGAGAAGGTAGCAGGTGTTTCCTTGCGCCTCTATATCGTTCGCTACAGTATAGTAGGTTAATGCGAAGTTGGTCGTTATCAGAACAGGCGAATTCTCATCCGGTTGGCCGAAGGTTCTAAGGCCTGGCTCAACAGCGACGGGTTTACGTGGATCTGAGTAGATATTCTGCCTAAGGGTTGTGAGAGCGAGTAGAGCATAAGGCTGCAGCGTGTGTAAAATAAGTAAGTCAGCCGACCGCACCATCATAACAGCCGCAAGGTAAGCTTCCTCATATGATTTCACAGGATCTTCACCGCCATCTAACCACGTCACAGCAGGCACACCGAGTATCGGGTAACCCAGCCCGTCGTCACCCGCCTTAATTGCAGCGCGCCTAATCATAACGA
The window above is part of the Nitrososphaerota archaeon genome. Proteins encoded here:
- a CDS encoding 4Fe-4S binding protein, with the protein product MSLRYRVEIRNPSRCIGCYSCVFACSRHLFNAVDPKRTAVFVELDRRGVRAPKVSMCRFCKEPECAYACPHGALQPIPEGGITLTPSKCAVCKTYDCIEACQYKVLVLDEDKKVPILCDRCGECAKYCPHNVFWYTEAPEI